Genomic DNA from Desulfonema ishimotonii:
ACTTATCAGCCTGTGTGTAATGATTGTGGCGATCTACATCTTATCCGTCATTACGGACGAATTTTTCATCACAAGCCTGGACCGGATCGCGGTCCGGTGGAAAATGCCGCCCAGCGTGGCCGGGGCGTCGCTTATGGCGGTGGGCTCTTCGGCACCGGAGCTTTCCATTGCCCTCTTTTCACTCTTCAGGGAAGGGGGGGCGCACAGTGACGTGGGCATCGGGACCATTGTCGGATCGGCGGTCTTTAACATCCTCGTGATTACCGGCGTTTCCGCCATCATCCGGGAGGCCAGAATAACCCTCCCCGCCGTGGTCCGGGATACGGTCTTCTATCTGGGCAGCATCCTGGTGCTGATGATCGTCTTCTGGGACGGCACCATCACGGCCCAGGAATGCCTCATCTTTCTGAGCCTCTATCTGATGTATCTCGCCTTTCTCTTTTTCATTCCCATGGGCACCGAACCCGAAGCGGCTCCTGACGAAGCAGATGACGATGAATCCGACGAAACGGAAAAATCACAGGCGGGCGGAAATCCCGACGGCGGGGGCAGACTGAGGCAGATCAACACGGCCATCGTCCGTGCGGTGAGCCGTCTGACCGGCGACGCCGAAGTGACGTACATGCGGACCTTCGGGGTCTCCATCCTTTTTATCATCGGCCTGAGCTGGATTCTGGTGGACACAGCCGTCATCTTCGCCGACGCCGTGGGCATCCCCCCGCTCGTTGTCGCCCTCACCCTGCTGGCCGGGGGCACATCGGCACCGGACCTGATCTCATCGGTTGTGGTCGCCCGGCAGGGGCGGGGGAGCATGGCCGTGGCCAACGCCATCGGCTCCAACATCTTCGATATCCTGGTGGGCCTGGGCCTGCCGTGGCTGCTCGCCATCCTCTTCATGGGCAAAACCGCCATTGAGGTGGGAACCGGTGATCTCATGCTCTCCGTCCTGATTCTTATGAGCACGGTGGTGGTCCTGTTCGTCTTTCTCTACACCGACCGCCTGCTCTCCAAAAAAGAGGGCTGGGGACTGGTGGGGCTTTACGGCCTCTATGTGATCTGGACCGTGCTGGCCGGATAGGGGATGCGGCGGTGACGGTATTCACAAAAATATTTCTGGTAATGACGGGCGGAAGTGTCGGGGCATTGTGCCGGTACGGATTTGCCCTGGGGGCGGCCAGACTTCTGGGCAGCCGGTTTCCCTGGGGCACGCTGCTGGCAAATATGACCGGCTGTTTTCTCATCGGCGTGGCCTTTGCCCTGAGCGACCGCACCACAATTCTCAGCCCCCCGGCCCGTCTTTTCTTTATGACCGGCTTTCTGGGGGCGCTGACAACCTTTTCCACCTATGCCCTGGAATCTGTCAACTACATGCGCAGCGGCAGCCATGTGGCGGTGATCAATTTCCTGATCAACAACCTGGGGGGCGGCGCCCTGGTGCTGACAGGGTTCTGGGTGGTTCAGCTTCTTTTGAAAGGGGGAAAATGACATGACGCTCAGATACAGTGTCATTGAAATTTACACCAGCGAAGAGGTGCGATGCAAAAAACAGGTCGTCCATGAGGCCGTTATCGAATACGTGCGCGGGCTGAAAATCGCGGCCCGGTGCATGGTGGTCAGGGGCACGGACGCATGTTATGAGAACGGTGAGGTGGTGACCCAGCAGGTTATGAACCTCTCCTACAACATGCCGGTCAGAATCGAGATCATCCTGCCAAGTGCCGAACTGGCGCGAACCCTGCCCGCCCTGGAGGAGATGGTCTGCGAGGGACTTGTGGGGGTCCGGGAACTGTCGGTGATCTGTCACAAGACCCGGAAGCGGCTCTTTCCCCGGCAGATCCGGGTCCGGGACGTGATGACGCCGTCTCCGCAAACGGTGACGGAATCGACCCCTGCGGACGCGGTGGTGCGGCTGCTGCTTTCATCGAACTTTACCGGCCTGCCGGTGGTGGATGCCGGAAACCGGCCCGTGGGGATTATCTCCCAGGGCGATCTGCTCTACCGGGCCAAAATGCCCATGCGCCTGGGGCTTCTGGCAAAATCCGGCCCGGAAGATCTGGCGGCCGTGCTGGAGAGCCTCTCCGGTCTGACGGC
This window encodes:
- a CDS encoding fluoride efflux transporter FluC, with the protein product MTVFTKIFLVMTGGSVGALCRYGFALGAARLLGSRFPWGTLLANMTGCFLIGVAFALSDRTTILSPPARLFFMTGFLGALTTFSTYALESVNYMRSGSHVAVINFLINNLGGGALVLTGFWVVQLLLKGGK
- a CDS encoding calcium/sodium antiporter gives rise to the protein MTALISLCVMIVAIYILSVITDEFFITSLDRIAVRWKMPPSVAGASLMAVGSSAPELSIALFSLFREGGAHSDVGIGTIVGSAVFNILVITGVSAIIREARITLPAVVRDTVFYLGSILVLMIVFWDGTITAQECLIFLSLYLMYLAFLFFIPMGTEPEAAPDEADDDESDETEKSQAGGNPDGGGRLRQINTAIVRAVSRLTGDAEVTYMRTFGVSILFIIGLSWILVDTAVIFADAVGIPPLVVALTLLAGGTSAPDLISSVVVARQGRGSMAVANAIGSNIFDILVGLGLPWLLAILFMGKTAIEVGTGDLMLSVLILMSTVVVLFVFLYTDRLLSKKEGWGLVGLYGLYVIWTVLAG